A genomic window from Pseudocitrobacter corydidari includes:
- a CDS encoding SDR family oxidoreductase — protein MGIALVTGASRGIGRATALQLAQEGYSVAVNYRHNVQAAADVVREITEAGGEAFALRADISDESQVVAMFEAIDKHNQPLVALVNNAGILFQQSRVEALTADRINRVLATNVTGFFLCCREAVKRMAHQHGGVGGAIVNVSSAAARLGAPGEYVDYAASKGAVDTLTTGLALEVAAQGIRVNGVRPGFIYTEMHADGGEPGRVDRVKSVLPMQRGGQPEEVAQAIVWLLSDKASYVTGSFLELAGGK, from the coding sequence ATGGGAATTGCACTGGTAACCGGCGCGAGCCGCGGAATTGGCAGGGCTACTGCGCTGCAACTGGCGCAGGAAGGGTACAGCGTTGCCGTCAACTATCGGCATAACGTGCAGGCGGCAGCCGACGTGGTGCGCGAGATAACCGAAGCCGGTGGCGAGGCCTTCGCCCTGCGTGCTGACATCAGCGATGAATCGCAGGTAGTGGCGATGTTTGAGGCTATAGACAAGCACAATCAGCCGCTGGTGGCGCTGGTGAACAACGCGGGCATTCTGTTTCAGCAAAGCCGCGTGGAAGCGCTGACGGCAGACCGCATCAACCGCGTGCTGGCGACCAACGTGACAGGGTTTTTCCTCTGTTGTCGTGAAGCGGTTAAACGGATGGCGCATCAGCATGGCGGCGTGGGCGGGGCAATCGTGAACGTCTCTTCTGCGGCGGCGCGGTTGGGCGCGCCGGGCGAGTATGTGGATTATGCGGCGTCGAAAGGGGCGGTGGATACCTTAACCACCGGGCTGGCACTGGAAGTCGCGGCGCAGGGGATTCGGGTAAACGGTGTAAGGCCAGGGTTTATCTACACCGAAATGCACGCCGATGGCGGCGAGCCGGGGCGGGTTGACCGGGTGAAATCGGTGTTGCCGATGCAGCGAGGTGGCCAGCCGGAAGAGGTCGCGCAGGCGATTGTCTGGCTGTTAAGCGATAAAGCGTCGTATGTGACGGGGAGTTTCCTCGAACTGGCGGGCGGGAAGTAG
- the gcvP gene encoding aminomethyl-transferring glycine dehydrogenase translates to MTQTLSQLENRDAFIERHIGPDAQQQQEMLKTVGADSLTALISQIVPKDIQLATPPQVGDATTEFAALAELKAIAGRNKRFKSYIGMGYTGVQLPPVIQRNMLENPGWYTAYTPYQPEVSQGRLESLLNFQQVTLDLTGLDIASASLLDEATAAAEAMAMAKRVSKLKNANRFFVAADVHPQTLDVVRTRAETFGFDVIVDDASKALDHQDVFGVLLQQVGTTGEVHDYTSLMAELKSRKVVVSVAADFMALVLLTAPGKQGADIVFGSAQRFGVPMGYGGPHAAFFAAKDEFKRSMPGRIIGVSKDAAGNTALRMAMQTREQHIRREKANSNICTSQVLLANIASLYAVFHGPVGLKRIANRIHRLTDILAAGLQQKGQKLRFTHFFDTLCVEVADKASVLARAEAAEINLRSDIHNAVGITLDETTTRDDVLKLFSVIFGDNHGLNIDTLDKDVALDSRSIPAAMLRDDAILTHPVFNRYHSETEMMRYMHSLERKDLALNQAMIPLGSCTMKLNAAAEMIPITWPEFAELHPFCPAEQAEGYHQMIGQLSDWLVKLTGYDAVCMQPNSGAQGEYAGLLAIRHYHESRNEGHRDVCLIPASAHGTNPASAQMAGMQVVVVACDKQGNIDLADLRAKAEQHGESLSCIMVTYPSTHGVYEETIREVCEIVHQFGGQVYLDGANMNAQVGITSPGFIGADVSHLNLHKTFCIPHGGGGPGMGPIGVKAHLAPFVPGHSVVQIEGMLTRQGAVSAAPFGSASILPISWMYIRMMGAEGLKQASQVAILNANYIASRLKDAFPVLYTGREGHVAHECILDIRPLKEETGISELDIAKRLIDYGFHAPTMSFPVAGTLMVEPTESESKVELDRFIDAMLAIRAEIDRVKAGEWTLEDNPLVNAPHTQNELVSEWNHGYSREVAVFPAGVENKYWPTVKRLDDVYGDRNLFCSCVPMSEYQ, encoded by the coding sequence ATGACACAGACTTTAAGCCAGCTTGAAAACCGTGATGCTTTTATCGAACGTCACATCGGGCCGGACGCTCAGCAACAGCAGGAGATGCTGAAAACGGTTGGCGCGGATTCATTAACTGCACTGATTTCCCAAATCGTGCCGAAAGATATCCAGCTTGCCACCCCGCCGCAGGTGGGCGACGCGACGACAGAATTCGCCGCACTGGCGGAGCTGAAAGCGATTGCCGGACGTAACAAGCGCTTTAAGTCTTACATTGGCATGGGCTATACCGGCGTCCAGCTGCCGCCGGTAATCCAGCGCAATATGCTGGAAAACCCGGGCTGGTATACCGCATACACCCCTTATCAACCGGAAGTCTCGCAGGGCCGCCTTGAGTCGTTGCTGAACTTCCAGCAGGTGACGCTGGATCTGACCGGTCTGGATATCGCCTCCGCTTCTCTGCTGGACGAAGCCACTGCCGCCGCCGAAGCGATGGCGATGGCAAAACGCGTCAGCAAACTGAAAAACGCCAACCGGTTCTTCGTGGCTGCCGATGTGCATCCGCAGACGCTGGATGTGGTGCGCACCCGTGCAGAAACCTTTGGTTTTGACGTGATTGTTGATGATGCCAGCAAAGCGCTGGATCACCAGGACGTCTTCGGTGTGCTGTTGCAGCAAGTGGGCACCACTGGCGAAGTTCACGATTACACCTCGCTGATGGCTGAACTGAAATCCCGCAAAGTCGTTGTAAGCGTTGCCGCTGATTTTATGGCGCTGGTGCTGTTAACCGCACCGGGTAAGCAGGGCGCAGACATTGTTTTCGGCTCTGCTCAACGCTTCGGCGTGCCGATGGGCTACGGTGGCCCACACGCGGCGTTCTTTGCCGCGAAAGACGAATTTAAACGCTCCATGCCGGGCCGTATTATCGGCGTATCGAAAGATGCGGCAGGTAATACCGCGCTGCGCATGGCGATGCAGACCCGCGAGCAGCATATCCGCCGCGAGAAAGCGAACTCTAACATTTGTACTTCTCAGGTTCTGCTGGCGAACATTGCCAGCCTGTATGCCGTCTTCCATGGACCGGTTGGCCTGAAACGTATCGCCAATCGTATTCACCGCCTGACCGATATTCTGGCTGCTGGCCTGCAGCAGAAAGGGCAGAAACTGCGCTTTACGCACTTCTTCGATACCCTGTGTGTAGAGGTGGCAGATAAAGCCAGCGTGCTGGCGCGTGCCGAAGCGGCAGAAATCAATCTGCGCAGCGATATCCACAACGCGGTGGGCATCACGCTTGATGAAACCACCACCCGTGACGATGTACTGAAGCTGTTCAGCGTGATCTTCGGTGACAACCACGGCCTGAATATCGACACGCTGGATAAAGACGTGGCGCTCGATAGCCGTTCGATCCCGGCGGCGATGCTGCGCGATGACGCGATCCTGACTCATCCGGTGTTTAACCGCTACCACAGCGAAACCGAGATGATGCGCTATATGCACTCGCTGGAGCGTAAAGATCTGGCGCTGAACCAGGCGATGATCCCGCTGGGCTCCTGCACCATGAAACTGAACGCGGCCGCCGAGATGATCCCGATCACCTGGCCTGAATTTGCTGAACTGCACCCGTTCTGCCCGGCAGAGCAGGCGGAAGGGTATCATCAGATGATCGGTCAGCTTTCGGACTGGCTGGTGAAACTGACCGGTTACGACGCGGTTTGCATGCAGCCGAACTCCGGCGCGCAGGGTGAATACGCGGGCCTGCTGGCGATCCGCCACTATCACGAAAGCCGCAATGAAGGCCATCGCGATGTGTGTCTGATCCCGGCATCCGCGCACGGTACTAACCCGGCTTCCGCACAGATGGCGGGTATGCAGGTTGTCGTGGTGGCCTGTGATAAACAGGGCAACATCGACCTGGCGGATCTGCGCGCGAAAGCCGAGCAGCACGGCGAAAGCCTCTCCTGCATCATGGTGACCTACCCGTCCACGCACGGCGTGTATGAAGAGACGATCCGTGAAGTGTGCGAAATCGTGCATCAGTTTGGCGGCCAGGTTTACCTTGATGGCGCGAACATGAACGCACAGGTCGGTATCACCTCGCCGGGCTTTATCGGCGCAGATGTCTCGCACCTTAACCTGCATAAAACCTTCTGCATTCCGCACGGCGGCGGCGGCCCGGGTATGGGGCCGATTGGCGTGAAAGCGCATCTGGCGCCGTTTGTTCCGGGCCACAGCGTGGTGCAGATTGAAGGCATGCTGACTCGCCAGGGCGCGGTTTCTGCCGCTCCGTTCGGTAGCGCCTCTATTCTACCAATCAGTTGGATGTACATCCGCATGATGGGCGCAGAAGGGCTGAAGCAGGCAAGCCAGGTGGCGATTCTGAATGCCAACTACATTGCCAGCCGCCTGAAAGATGCGTTCCCGGTGCTGTATACCGGCCGTGAAGGTCACGTGGCGCACGAATGTATTCTCGATATTCGTCCGCTGAAAGAAGAAACCGGCATCAGCGAACTGGATATTGCTAAGCGTCTGATCGACTACGGTTTCCACGCGCCGACCATGTCCTTCCCGGTTGCGGGTACGCTGATGGTTGAGCCGACGGAATCGGAAAGCAAAGTGGAGCTGGACCGCTTTATCGATGCGATGCTGGCTATCCGTGCGGAAATTGACCGTGTTAAAGCGGGCGAGTGGACGCTGGAAGATAACCCGCTGGTGAACGCTCCGCACACCCAGAACGAGCTGGTCTCTGAGTGGAATCACGGTTACAGCCGCGAAGTGGCGGTCTTCCCGGCAGGCGTGGAGAACAAATACTGGCCGACCGTGAAACGTCTGGATGACGTCTATGGTGACCGCAATCTGTTCTGCTCCTGCGTGCCGATGAGCGAATACCAGTAA
- the ubiH gene encoding 2-octaprenyl-6-methoxyphenyl hydroxylase, with protein sequence MSLIIVGGGMTGATLALAVSQMTGGRLPVHLIEAAEVDSLQHPGFDARAIALAAGTCQQLAKVGIWQAISNCATAIHTVHVSDRGHAGFVTLEAEDYRLPALGNVVELHDVGQRLFALLRKAPGVTLHCPARVSRVNRTQDAVSVTLESGETINGQMLVAADGSRSALGEQCGISWQQEPYQQLAVIANVTTAEPHQGRAFERFTANGPLAMLPMSQGRCSLVWCHALENRDEVMGWSDERFCNELQQAFGWRLGRITQAGARSAYPLSLTTAMRAVSHRLALVGNAAQTLHPIAGQGFNLGLRDVMSLAELLAQAHNAGQDIGSYGLLCRYQRQRADDKAATIGVTDGLVHLFANRWAPLVVGRNVGLMAMELFTPARDVLAQRTLGWVAR encoded by the coding sequence ATGAGCCTGATTATTGTCGGTGGTGGGATGACCGGCGCGACGCTTGCGCTGGCGGTGTCGCAGATGACCGGCGGGCGCTTGCCCGTGCATCTGATTGAAGCGGCGGAAGTCGATTCTTTGCAACATCCGGGTTTTGATGCCAGGGCGATTGCGCTGGCGGCGGGCACCTGTCAGCAACTGGCGAAAGTCGGTATCTGGCAGGCGATATCGAACTGTGCGACGGCAATTCATACCGTTCACGTCAGCGATCGCGGCCATGCCGGGTTTGTCACGCTGGAAGCAGAAGATTATCGCCTGCCAGCACTGGGCAACGTGGTCGAACTGCATGATGTCGGGCAACGCCTTTTCGCGCTGCTGCGTAAAGCGCCTGGCGTGACGCTGCATTGCCCGGCGCGCGTTTCCCGCGTCAATCGCACTCAGGATGCCGTGAGCGTCACGCTGGAAAGCGGCGAGACAATCAACGGGCAGATGCTGGTGGCAGCCGACGGCTCCCGCTCGGCGCTGGGTGAACAGTGCGGCATTAGCTGGCAACAAGAACCGTATCAACAGCTTGCCGTTATCGCCAACGTCACCACTGCCGAGCCACATCAGGGGCGCGCATTTGAACGCTTCACCGCGAATGGCCCGCTGGCGATGCTGCCGATGTCACAAGGGCGCTGCTCGCTGGTGTGGTGCCATGCGCTGGAGAATCGTGATGAGGTGATGGGCTGGTCGGACGAACGTTTTTGCAATGAGCTTCAGCAGGCGTTTGGCTGGCGCCTGGGGCGCATCACGCAGGCTGGCGCACGTAGTGCGTACCCGTTGTCTCTCACCACGGCGATGCGGGCGGTATCACACCGTCTGGCGCTTGTTGGCAATGCCGCACAGACGCTGCATCCGATTGCCGGGCAGGGCTTCAACCTTGGCCTGCGCGATGTCATGTCGCTGGCGGAACTGCTGGCGCAGGCGCATAACGCGGGTCAGGACATCGGCAGCTATGGGCTGCTGTGTCGTTATCAACGTCAGCGCGCGGACGATAAAGCCGCCACTATCGGCGTGACCGATGGTTTAGTGCATCTGTTTGCCAACCGTTGGGCCCCGCTGGTTGTCGGGCGCAATGTCGGTTTAATGGCGATGGAATTATTTACCCCGGCACGCGATGTGCTGGCGCAGCGTACGCTGGGCTGGGTAGCCCGTTAA
- the zapA gene encoding cell division protein ZapA, with amino-acid sequence MSAEPVDIHIFGRSLRVNCPPEQRDALNQAADDLNQRLQDLKERTRVTNTEQLVFIAALNISYELTQEKSKTRDYASSMEQRIRMLQQTIEQALLDQGRTSEKSGQNFE; translated from the coding sequence ATGTCTGCAGAACCCGTCGATATTCACATTTTTGGCCGTTCGCTTCGCGTGAATTGCCCGCCTGAACAAAGGGATGCTTTGAATCAGGCTGCGGACGATCTGAATCAGCGGTTGCAAGATCTGAAAGAACGCACTAGAGTCACAAATACTGAGCAGCTGGTTTTCATCGCCGCGTTGAACATCAGCTATGAATTAACTCAGGAAAAGTCCAAGACGCGCGACTACGCTTCCAGTATGGAGCAGCGCATTCGGATGCTTCAGCAGACCATTGAACAGGCATTGCTTGACCAGGGTCGCACCTCCGAAAAGTCAGGGCAAAACTTTGAATAA
- a CDS encoding YecA family protein: protein MSIQNEMPGYTDVNQLLNQQGVGLTPAEMHGLISGMLCGGNSDSSWQPLLHDLTNEGLAFGHELAEALRTMHAVTSDSLEDDGFLFQLYLPDGDDVSVFERADALSGWVNHYLLGLGVSQPKLDKVKGETGEAIDDLRNIAQLGYDEDEDQEELEMSLEEIIEYVRVAALLCHDTFTRPQPTAPEVQKPTLH from the coding sequence ATGTCTATACAGAACGAAATGCCTGGTTACACCGACGTGAACCAGTTACTGAACCAACAAGGGGTAGGCCTGACGCCTGCGGAAATGCATGGCCTCATCAGCGGGATGCTCTGTGGCGGGAACAGCGACAGCTCCTGGCAGCCGCTGCTTCACGACCTCACCAACGAAGGACTGGCCTTCGGCCACGAGCTGGCTGAAGCGCTGCGTACCATGCATGCGGTAACCAGTGATTCGCTGGAAGACGACGGCTTTCTTTTTCAGCTTTATCTGCCTGACGGCGACGATGTCAGCGTGTTTGAACGCGCCGATGCGCTCTCTGGCTGGGTGAATCACTACCTGCTGGGGCTGGGCGTCTCGCAGCCGAAGCTGGATAAAGTGAAAGGCGAAACCGGGGAAGCGATTGACGATCTGCGTAATATTGCACAACTGGGCTACGACGAAGACGAAGATCAGGAAGAGCTGGAGATGTCGCTGGAAGAAATTATCGAGTACGTGCGCGTTGCGGCGCTGCTGTGCCACGATACCTTCACGCGCCCGCAGCCGACTGCGCCGGAAGTGCAAAAGCCAACGTTACACTAA
- the gcvH gene encoding glycine cleavage system protein GcvH: MSNVPAELKYSKEHEWLRKEADGSYTVGITEHAQELLGDMVFVDLPDVGATVAAGDDCAVAESVKAASDIYAPISGEIVAVNDELSDSPELVNSEPYAGGWIFKIKASDEAEVAALLDATAYAALLEDE; encoded by the coding sequence ATGAGCAACGTACCCGCAGAACTGAAATACAGCAAAGAACACGAATGGCTGCGTAAAGAAGCTGATGGCTCTTACACCGTGGGCATCACCGAACACGCGCAGGAATTACTGGGCGATATGGTGTTTGTTGACCTGCCTGACGTCGGCGCGACCGTTGCCGCGGGCGATGACTGCGCGGTAGCGGAATCCGTTAAAGCGGCGTCCGACATCTACGCGCCAATCAGCGGTGAAATCGTCGCGGTTAATGATGAACTGAGCGACTCGCCGGAGCTGGTCAACAGCGAGCCGTACGCGGGCGGCTGGATCTTCAAAATCAAAGCCAGTGATGAAGCGGAAGTTGCCGCGCTGCTGGATGCGACGGCGTATGCCGCATTACTGGAAGACGAATAA
- the pepP gene encoding Xaa-Pro aminopeptidase → MTQQEFLRRRQALLAQMQPGSAALIFAAPEVTRSADSEYPYRQSSDFWYFTGFNEPEALLVLIKSDDTHNHSVLFNRVRDLTAEIWFGRRLGQDAAPEKLGVDRALAFSEINQQLFQLLNGLDTIYHAQGEYAWADEIVFTAMDKLRKGSRQNLVAPSTVIDWRPLVHEMRLFKSEEEIAVMRRAGEITALAHTRAMEKCQPGMFEYQLEGEILHEFTRHGARYPSYNTIVGGGENGCILHYTENESELRDGELVLIDAGCEYKGYAGDITRTFPVNGKFTPAQRAIYDIVLESLETSLKLYRPGTSIQEVTGEVVRIMITGLRDLGILHGEVDELIAENAHRPYFMHGLSHWLGLDVHDVGVYGVDRSRVLEPGMVLTVEPGLYIAPDADVPAEYRGIGIRIEDDILITADGNENLTASVVKRADDIEALMAAARRS, encoded by the coding sequence ATGACACAGCAAGAGTTTCTCCGTCGCCGTCAGGCACTGCTGGCGCAAATGCAGCCAGGCAGCGCGGCGCTGATTTTTGCCGCGCCGGAAGTGACCCGCAGCGCGGATTCCGAGTATCCCTATCGCCAGAGCAGCGATTTCTGGTACTTCACGGGCTTTAACGAGCCGGAAGCCTTGCTGGTGCTGATTAAAAGCGATGACACTCACAATCACAGCGTGCTGTTTAACCGCGTGCGCGACCTGACGGCGGAGATCTGGTTTGGTCGCCGCCTGGGTCAGGATGCGGCTCCGGAAAAACTGGGCGTTGACCGCGCGCTGGCCTTCAGCGAAATCAACCAGCAGTTGTTCCAGTTGCTCAACGGGCTGGATACGATTTATCACGCGCAGGGTGAATACGCCTGGGCTGATGAAATCGTCTTCACCGCCATGGACAAACTGCGTAAAGGTTCGCGTCAGAATCTGGTGGCTCCGTCCACGGTGATTGACTGGCGCCCGCTGGTGCACGAAATGCGCCTGTTCAAATCGGAAGAAGAGATTGCCGTGATGCGTCGGGCCGGCGAAATTACCGCGCTTGCCCACACGCGTGCGATGGAAAAATGCCAGCCGGGGATGTTCGAGTATCAGCTCGAAGGGGAAATTCTGCATGAGTTTACCCGCCACGGTGCGCGCTACCCGTCTTACAACACGATTGTTGGCGGCGGCGAAAACGGCTGCATTCTGCACTACACCGAAAACGAATCTGAACTGCGCGATGGCGAACTGGTGCTGATTGACGCCGGTTGCGAATACAAAGGCTACGCCGGTGATATCACCCGTACCTTCCCGGTGAACGGCAAGTTTACCCCGGCGCAGCGCGCCATTTATGACATTGTGCTGGAATCGCTGGAAACCTCGCTCAAACTCTATCGTCCAGGCACCTCTATACAGGAAGTGACCGGCGAAGTGGTGCGCATCATGATTACCGGACTGCGCGATCTGGGTATTCTGCACGGTGAGGTCGATGAACTTATCGCGGAAAACGCCCATCGCCCGTATTTCATGCACGGCCTGAGCCACTGGCTGGGGCTGGATGTGCATGACGTCGGCGTTTATGGCGTGGACCGCTCGCGCGTACTGGAACCGGGCATGGTGTTAACCGTGGAGCCTGGCCTGTATATCGCGCCAGATGCGGACGTTCCGGCGGAGTATCGCGGCATTGGTATTCGTATCGAAGATGACATTCTGATAACCGCAGACGGTAATGAAAACCTGACCGCCTCGGTGGTTAAACGCGCGGACGATATTGAAGCGCTGATGGCGGCGGCGCGTCGCTCATGA
- the gcvT gene encoding glycine cleavage system aminomethyltransferase GcvT, whose product MAQQTPLYDQHVQCGARMVDFHGWMMPLHYGSQIDEHHAVRTDAGMFDVSHMTIVDLHGSRTREFLRYLLANDVAKLTKPGKALYSGMLNASGGVIDDLIVYYLTEDYFRLVVNSATREKDLSWITQHAEPFAIEITVRDDLSLIAVQGPNAKAKAETLFSDEQRQAVEGMKPFFGVQTGDLFVATTGYTGEAGYEIAMPREKAADFWRALVEAGVKPCGLGARDTLRLEAGMNLYGQEMDEGISPLAANMGWTIAWEPADRDFIGREALEMQREKGTEQLVGLVMTEKGVLRGELPVRFTDAHGNALEGVITSGTFSPTLGHSIALARVPEGIGETAIVQIRNREMPVKVTKPVFVRNGKAVA is encoded by the coding sequence ATGGCACAACAAACGCCTTTGTATGATCAACACGTTCAGTGCGGCGCACGCATGGTGGATTTCCACGGCTGGATGATGCCGCTGCATTACGGCTCGCAAATTGACGAGCACCACGCGGTGCGCACTGATGCCGGGATGTTTGATGTGTCGCACATGACCATCGTCGACCTGCACGGCAGCCGCACCCGCGAGTTTCTGCGCTATCTGCTGGCAAACGACGTTGCCAAACTGACGAAACCCGGCAAAGCGCTTTATAGCGGCATGCTAAATGCCTCGGGCGGCGTGATTGACGACCTTATCGTCTACTACCTCACCGAAGATTATTTCCGCCTCGTTGTAAACTCCGCCACCCGCGAAAAAGACCTCTCCTGGATCACCCAACACGCTGAACCTTTCGCCATTGAAATCACCGTTCGTGATGACCTGTCGCTGATTGCGGTGCAGGGGCCAAATGCCAAAGCAAAAGCCGAAACCCTGTTTAGCGATGAACAGCGTCAAGCCGTTGAAGGCATGAAGCCGTTCTTTGGCGTACAGACGGGCGATTTGTTTGTGGCCACCACTGGCTATACCGGTGAAGCAGGATACGAAATTGCGATGCCGCGCGAAAAAGCCGCCGATTTTTGGCGCGCGTTGGTTGAAGCGGGTGTAAAACCGTGTGGTCTGGGCGCGCGCGATACGCTGCGTCTGGAAGCCGGGATGAATTTATACGGCCAGGAGATGGATGAAGGTATCTCTCCGCTGGCGGCCAACATGGGCTGGACCATTGCCTGGGAGCCTGCCGACCGCGACTTTATCGGTCGTGAAGCGCTGGAGATGCAGCGTGAAAAAGGCACCGAGCAACTGGTTGGCCTGGTGATGACCGAAAAAGGCGTGCTGCGTGGCGAACTGCCGGTGCGTTTCACCGACGCTCACGGCAACGCGCTGGAAGGCGTGATCACCAGCGGGACATTCTCCCCGACGCTCGGTCACAGTATCGCGCTGGCACGCGTGCCAGAAGGCATTGGCGAGACGGCCATCGTGCAGATTCGTAACCGTGAAATGCCGGTAAAAGTCACCAAACCTGTTTTTGTGCGTAACGGCAAAGCCGTCGCGTAA
- the ubiI gene encoding FAD-dependent 2-octaprenylphenol hydroxylase has translation MQSVDVAIVGGGMVGLAVACGLQGSGLRVAVLEQALPQPLAADAPPALRVSAINAGSEKLLTKLDVWSAILAHRASRYHGMEVWDKDSFGRIAFDDKSLGYGHLGHIVENAVIHNALWEKAQRCQDITLIAPAELQQVAWGENDAFLTLKDGAMLTARLVVGADGANSWLRNKADIPLTFWDYKHHALVATIRTEEPHDAIARQAFHGEGILAFLPLSDPHLCSIVWSLSPQEAERMQQADEPTFTKALNIAFDNRLGLCTLESERQVYPLTGRYARQFAAHRLALVGDAAHTIHPLAGQGVNLGFMDAAELIDEVRRLHAQGKDIGQHFYLRRYERSRKHSAAMMLAGMQGFRELFAGENPAKKLLRDIGLKLADTLPGIKPQLIRQAMGLNDLPEWLR, from the coding sequence GTGCAGAGTGTAGATGTCGCTATCGTTGGCGGTGGAATGGTGGGCCTGGCGGTTGCCTGTGGTTTACAGGGCAGCGGGCTGCGCGTCGCGGTGCTGGAACAAGCGTTGCCCCAGCCGCTGGCTGCGGATGCGCCCCCGGCGTTGCGCGTGTCGGCAATCAATGCCGGCAGCGAAAAATTACTCACAAAGCTGGATGTATGGTCCGCGATTCTTGCCCATCGCGCCAGCCGCTATCACGGCATGGAAGTGTGGGATAAAGACAGCTTCGGGCGCATCGCCTTTGATGATAAAAGCCTGGGTTACGGTCATCTCGGCCATATCGTTGAGAACGCGGTGATCCACAATGCGTTGTGGGAAAAAGCACAGCGTTGTCAGGATATTACGTTAATCGCTCCCGCTGAGCTTCAGCAGGTTGCCTGGGGCGAGAACGACGCGTTTCTGACGCTGAAAGATGGCGCAATGCTAACGGCGCGTCTGGTGGTGGGGGCCGATGGCGCAAACTCCTGGCTGCGTAATAAAGCGGATATCCCGTTAACCTTCTGGGATTATAAACATCACGCGCTGGTGGCGACCATTCGCACCGAGGAACCGCATGATGCCATCGCCCGTCAGGCCTTCCATGGCGAAGGCATTCTGGCTTTTCTGCCGCTTTCTGACCCACATCTTTGCTCAATTGTCTGGTCGCTGTCGCCGCAGGAAGCTGAACGGATGCAGCAGGCCGATGAGCCTACTTTTACCAAAGCGCTCAACATCGCTTTCGACAATCGTCTCGGTTTGTGTACGCTTGAGAGCGAGCGTCAGGTTTATCCGCTGACCGGGCGTTACGCGCGTCAGTTCGCCGCGCACCGTCTGGCGTTAGTTGGCGATGCAGCGCATACCATTCATCCGCTGGCGGGGCAGGGCGTTAACCTGGGCTTTATGGATGCGGCGGAACTGATTGATGAAGTGCGTCGTCTGCACGCGCAGGGTAAAGATATCGGACAGCATTTCTATCTGCGCCGCTATGAGCGCAGCCGTAAACACAGCGCCGCGATGATGCTGGCCGGTATGCAGGGGTTCCGCGAGCTTTTCGCCGGGGAGAACCCGGCGAAAAAACTGCTGCGCGATATCGGCCTGAAACTGGCGGATACCCTGCCCGGTATTAAACCGCAACTGATTCGTCAGGCCATGGGTCTGAATGACCTCCCGGAGTGGCTTCGTTAA